From the Vanacampus margaritifer isolate UIUO_Vmar chromosome 14, RoL_Vmar_1.0, whole genome shotgun sequence genome, the window tctttcttttttttcttcttttttttaacatcaagcGGGGTTCGTACGTACGAGTACCtccggtgcggcagctcaacacttgccactcagctaaactTCTGAGCTAGTGCGATGTTTGCCAGTCACGGTAAACGTTGCGGTGCActccgcctcccatttgccgcacaacgaaaaacagaccatttcaaacccgccctgacagaatgtaataaagtgaatatctccctgttaTACAGCATAATTCCTcgcaaaatcaagctagcaatagcaatgccaaacatcaTGTAAAATGAAAGAGCCAGTTattcgaagcacatccacagagccaatttttccttttgcaccattctttgtgaaaagtacgaataattcttgCCCCTTACTTTGCTGGAGATCcagtagctaaggcgttggactcccatccttcaaaagatgacgtttttcctcaaaagaaaggcgtgaaaatagtttgatattctccagagtggcgtcatcttaccgctttgctgtgcactaagtgtattttgaattcacgaacgtgcgttcgcataggaataatacagcgacgtaaaaaggctgcgtagcgatctgccaatttgcgtaaaggacttttgtACTGGGAAGctgactacgcatgcgcgaacacacaGTGAAAAGCACAGTggcggtgtgccttcaggaggatcatttttgcagcatttttgcctgcaggccagacgaagtaatgagtctttttttaattagggtatgaaaatcaccaaatgttgtcacttttaaacctataggtagtgtaggctttctgaaatgaaatcaatccgtccgtccgtccgtcttcttccgcttatccggggtcgggtcgcgggggcagcagctttagcagggaagcccagacttccctctccccagccacttcagccagctcatccgacgggaccccaaggcgttcccaggacagccgagagacatagtctctccagcgtgtcctgggtcgtccccggggcctcctgccggtaggacatgcccggaacacctccccagggaggcgtccaggaggcatccgaaccagatgcccgagccacctcaactggttcctctcaacgtggaggagcagcgactcgacgctgagtccctctcggatgaccgagcttctcaccctatctctaagggagagcccggctaccctgcggaggaaactcatttcggccgcttgtatccgggatcttgttctttcggtcacgacccactgAATGGACATCAATCACACAatgaaatcaatcattaaaaataaatagaaaaaggcaaacggtttcaactttcatttcagcctggggtaggcagtgcctaccttgcctttcctgaccgcacgtcactgctACAACAACAATCTCCCTTTTTTGTAATCACTATAGAAATACAAAGTttgaaataaacaacaatcagtggttaataaacagtaataagGGGAGAAAATGCTTTCGTAAGACTCTTGAGAGGAAAATAaaagtcgattaatcaattgaataattggtggattctaaaactatttgatagtgacagcactacttgtAAGCCAAGTTACCACCACTGCACAGTGAAATTCTGACTATTTCATCACAATTTACTGACTAATGTTTTTACTTGCTAACAACAAGCTAGCAACGGCTCgtatctcaaaaaaaaaaaaacggcaccaCCAAACTGTGTTTTAAATGTTGGCTATATTTCTTTTGCCATTTTGTGATGGTCACCCTCGTGGGCAGAGACTGAGCCAGCGCTGCCACCACTGCGCCCTGGTCAGCAGCTCCAGCCACGTGCTGGGCACCGAAGCGGGCGAGGAGATCGACGGCAGCGAGTGCGTGATCCGCATGAACGACGCGCCCACGGCGGGCTACGAGGCCGACGTGGGCAAGCGCACCACGCTGCGGGTGGTGGCCCACTCCAGCGTGTACAGGGTGGTCCGGCGCACCGACTTCATGGCAGTTAGCAACGGCACCCAAAGAACCATCATCTTCTGGGGCCCCCCGAACAAGATGACCAAGGACTCTAAAGCGACTGTGTACAGATCCATCCAGAGGATCGGCGCCACCTACAAGCGGGTGTCGTGTTTTACGGTCGCGCCGGAAAAAATGTACAGATTCGACAATCTCTTCCAACTGGAGACGGGACGAGACAGGTGAGCCTCTTAGGGACCTGGGATACACTAATCTATTTGCGAGGTATACAAATCGAGCCCTACCATACAAAAATCGCCAATAACCCCACGAGAAGATTTTGAATTGCTTGGTGCCAAAATACTACAAGAGGGCGCCAAAGCACAGTTGAATTCACAAGTGGGTTGGTTTGCGAGTTTGTGactttggagtcagccagtcGTCCGGCAAAAGTCTACAGTTGATTGGTTCAAAATATTGCAGCTTGCTTCTTAACTTTAACACGCAAGAGGGAGCACAAAATTACAATTGTGGCCCCTCTCTCCGTTGGCTTTGGAGGGATAATCACACTCAGGGGTGACATTTCCCcccttaaaggagaagtcaaccttaaacatttcttgacaatatgctatatgtgacctcactggtctaaacatgacatttggattaatattacatttgtagaatatgagttatgaagcaaaatccagctgtttttatccatcttggggCGGCCCTTTTGACACTGTTGccatcgactgaagatgatgtcgcagttgctcaggcaacaaccaatcacagctcacctgttttctgaagctgagctgtgattggttgttacctgagacctaagcaacaTTGTCATTTTCCCGCgaccgcaagtggcaaaatggccgccttctgataacGATAAAAActgcaggattttgctgcttaactcgtatttaactaacgcaatattaaccagaataccgtatttagactaagtggggctgcatagaacatattgtcaggaatttttgggggggttggacttcccctttaaaagatTGCTTATACTGTACGTACCAGATCATGATGCCAAAGCGCTACTTTTATATTGGCCAGGGTTATGGCCTGTCTAATAAGAGCTTCTCctctcacttcaacatagtacTTTGGCCCCAAGGTGGCACCAAAGCACTCATTTTATATATTACAAAGGTCACATCTTTGGGCAGTTATGGAGCACAAAAACAGGGAATATGCAATTTTATGAAGTaagaacaaataaaaatcagGGAAAAGGTGAATTTCTAAGTACTAGACAGGACCAGTTTCACTCACACGTAATTGACGCCTCCTTTATAAAGGTTGCTGTTTActtatagatgccacaaggtggcagcaaagcCCTACTTTTCCATTTGAAAGCATGTGTGGAATGACTGCAATGTCCTGACGGAAATGGGGGCGGGCCTAAATGTCTTCTGCTGGTTTTCTTTCGGTTCAGACGAAAATCCAACTCGTGGCTGAGCACGGGCTGGTTCACCATGGTCATCGCCATCGAAATATGCGACAACATCAAAGTGTACGGGATGGTTCCGCCCAGTTACTGTGGGTGAGTTATCAGCGTATGACTTCCTGCGTCCTTTTAGGCATGGCTTCCCGAGACTTTTGTGGGGTCTACTCTTGATAGATCGTCTACCGAATTTTCACGTTGCATGCTTCGGGGGCAGAATTTTCAAAACCCGAAAAGGATGATTTCTttgagcaacttttttttctcttgcaggAACCGGACGGAATCCAAGAAGTTGCCGTACCACTACTACAAGCCGCGGGGTTCTGACGAGTGTTTGACGTACATGCAGAACCAGAACAACCAAAAAGGGAGCCACCATCGCTTCATCACCGAAAAGCAGGTATTTGGTCGCTGGGCGCATCTGTACAACATCAGCTTCGCTCATCCCACGTGGTGAGACAATTTGCTCGTGGAAAACGGACACTTGGATGCAGGATGGCATCCACTTTCAGGGATCTTTTCAAGGAACggcggtgggaaaaaaaaaacatgttttccagatttttccttttttaaatccatgtttgaaatatttatttcattaaatattgAAGATTAGGGTTGCAAAAgttgtaggatttttttttaatttagtttccacgaataaaaaaaaactttggcttTTGATAGGGAATCTAAACAcaaagtggtaccttgacttacaaatgAAATTTGGAAGCTTGTAACTTAAATGACCCATAATTTTCCCcatttgaatgaatttaaatCTCTTGAGTTCCCCCTACTTGACTTTTTCAAGTTCCGTgtcgttttttttggggtttgtttttactttgtttagTGAGCCAAAATTTGCTTCACAAGTCAGTTTTGGATGTGCCGCTGCTCGAGTGAAGTTAAAAAATGAAGATACCGCGATGCCCTAGCATGTGGGCAAGGGGAGCCATCTATTTTGCTTGTGTTAAGTGTTATATTTTAACGCATGTTGCCTTAAATGACCCTGAATTCCCAGTTAATTGCCACGTAAAGGTTCCAATTTGGAAAATTCAAAAGACTCTCAAAATGTTTCCACTATTTGCAACCCTAATGATGGCAGACTCATGCTTCCCAACAtcatgtttgggggggggaatcatTTATCAGCAAGAAAGGTTCATTCTGGCGTTGCCTGTTTTGATGGTGAATGATTGCTAAAGCTGCTCATTATGACGGAAAATGTTTCAAATTGAAAGCGACTTGTTGGGATATACGAGACGTTTTTAAAGAGGACGGCAGGATTGGGACGAGACGGTTCCCTTTTATGGAGTCGAAGCCATCGGAAGGCGCGGCAGGTGTTGTAACAACTTGCttgatttattttacatgtGAAGTGAAAGGTTTTGTTGACTTGGCTGATATAAAGACAATACTGATTTTTGTACattattgtgtttgtaaatTCTTTCTCTGTCAGTTCTCAGATTGTATTCCAGTGGAAGTAGAAAACTCATCCCCTGACCTCAAACCTATTGAGAACATTATGAAAAGCTCTACTCATTTCATTTATTCCACCAACTATTTGGAAAATTAATTTACAACCCCACCTGTGGTTTAATTTTTggttaaatcaaattaaatataaaatcattAAGAATAGAATTAAGCTATTTTTGTCTACTGTCCATTTTgtctgtttgaaaacctaaaagTGACTCCTGATCACAAGTTTGCCCAAACCTGCTTTACACAGTTCACGTGAGACGCACGTCAAAatggagggcaaaaaaaaaaaaaaaaaaaagccatcttcTCTAGTGTGTGTCAATAAACATGTAATAGAGGAAAGTAAATATTGaagaaaatgtaattacatTGAACAAAGCGACATCTTTTAAGCACTGGAAAAGGTGGCCGCTATCTTCTGCCTCAGCGTCGCCATGGAGATTAAAATCGCTTCCTGTGTGAAAAGAAGACAAGGCCTGCTTGAGTTTGCATTAGGACTTCATTATGTCAAGTCTTTAGACTGTAAAGTGAAACCCCGTTAATGGTGGCTGATACATTCCAGATCCAcatgtgtttaaaaacaaaaacaaaatccctgCAATAGAGATACCATTTAAAACCTTTTTGTAAAAATAGAACTGTAATAAAAGTATttctttgccgccatcttggtgccaaggaaccaCGTTAAAGTGAATTGAGGAGCTTCACGGACAATTATTTGGATCGAGCCTTGCCGTGAAGAACGAAAATCCACAAATAATTGACCCCACTTCTATTCAATTAATAACAACTAATTATTCATATAATTTATTAatcatttacttttatttaaatgtattattaatactactactactaataataataataattaaaaaaaataaaaataaaacagttgcgATTTTATCGTGTTGACACTGACAAGATTTTCAGTGACAGCCCTC encodes:
- the st6galnac6 gene encoding alpha-N-acetylgalactosaminide alpha-2,6-sialyltransferase 6 isoform X1 yields the protein MALKEGAHIRRIAIVVAIFILMTLFILYSSSIGDSQMAYAPFRVAKNHTPNSTNLKTWTTKDDYVPVHGDKRLSQRCHHCALVSSSSHVLGTEAGEEIDGSECVIRMNDAPTAGYEADVGKRTTLRVVAHSSVYRVVRRTDFMAVSNGTQRTIIFWGPPNKMTKDSKATVYRSIQRIGATYKRVSCFTVAPEKMYRFDNLFQLETGRDRRKSNSWLSTGWFTMVIAIEICDNIKVYGMVPPSYCGNRTESKKLPYHYYKPRGSDECLTYMQNQNNQKGSHHRFITEKQFSDCIPVEVENSSPDLKPIENIMKSSTHFIYSTNYLEN
- the st6galnac6 gene encoding alpha-N-acetylgalactosaminide alpha-2,6-sialyltransferase 6 isoform X2, with the protein product MALKEGAHIRRIAIVVAIFILMTLFILYSSSIGDSQMAYAPFRVAKNHTPNSTNLKTWTTKDDYVPVHGDKRLSQRCHHCALVSSSSHVLGTEAGEEIDGSECVIRMNDAPTAGYEADVGKRTTLRVVAHSSVYRVVRRTDFMAVSNGTQRTIIFWGPPNKMTKDSKATVYRSIQRIGATYKRVSCFTVAPEKMYRFDNLFQLETGRDRRKSNSWLSTGWFTMVIAIEICDNIKVYGMVPPSYCGNRTESKKLPYHYYKPRGSDECLTYMQNQNNQKGSHHRFITEKQVFGRWAHLYNISFAHPTW